The Panicum virgatum strain AP13 chromosome 3N, P.virgatum_v5, whole genome shotgun sequence genome includes the window TTGACAGCATCCTCTCAGCTTTctgtctttcttcttcctcaacacaGTAGCTAATGAGCTCAGCCATGCTCCAAGTCGCCTTCTGAGTGTTGTAACTTATTTTGAAGGGACTGTACTGTACTGGCAGAGAAGTCATGATGAAGTGCACCAGAAAACCATCAGAGATAGCCATATCCAGTGTCTTCAGCTTATTTGTCATGTCACACATGCTCATAATGTGCTCCCTGATTCCACTTTGCCCATCATACTGTGAAGTCAGCATCTTCATGATCAGGGTGCTAGCATAAGTCTTGGAAGAACTCTTAAAGTTCTCCTCCACCTTGGCAAGGTATGCCTTGGCGCTCAGATCATTACCATCCTTGTCCTTATCAGGAATAGCACCACAGATGGCCGGAGTGATCGTGTTCTTAATGATCATGTTGGCCATCATGTCTGATCTTTCCCACTTCTCAATGGCAGTACGATCACCATTGGGATCAGCGGGCTCTGCTGGCTTGTCTTGACGTAAGGCGAGATCATACTCGCACACAGCAATGGCCACCTGAACATTTTTATACCAGCTGGGGTAGTTGGTGCCATTTAGGGGCTCAATGGACTTCAGGTAGCCCGTCACAgtgttcactgaaaatcatgagaacaataacttaattaaactcacaattaagatgcgcataagaagtatgatattaaccctacgatggtctgattaaaatcatacataaatttcaatttgcatcaccgatggggaaaacaaacgaaatttatcattaaaactcataattaaatcaacgatggtcagaattaattacaagtgctctaaataaacttcccgatggttccatttaaatagagtgcatcttaattgcttatggtggatgaacataattttcagtaaataaatgcaattaaaacataattaaaagcaTTTACATAACTCATGGAAATTAATTAACATAATGCTGGTAATTAATAAGTGCAACAGAAATAATTAAAGCCTTTAAACATAACAGCAATTAAATTGAGCTTAAAACATTAAACAGTAAAAGAAAAGGCTTCATAACTCAAATTTGGGCTCAAGACTCATTAAACAGCCCAAAACTTCCTCATGCGTGCGGCCCAAAAGCGCGCAGCCGGCCCAGTTCGGCCCACTTGCGGAAACCCTAACGCAAAATGATCTGAGCCGTTTGTTCCAATAGGACGGCTGGCAACTGATGTCGTCCAATATAAATGAGTGGAGCTTGTCCGGAAACCCTAAATAGCTCAGTCTCTTTTTCCCCTCTCCTCAGTCAGCAACACGAGCCGCCGCTCCTCATGGTCGCCGGGACAAGCGCCGCCGGGCCAGGCCGCCAACGCCGGCTGATGCGCGAGCGCCTGGGAGCTGcagccgcccctgctcctcaTGCAGCAGGCTCCGGCCCAGGCCGCCGTCTCGTGGGCCCGCGGGCGCCGGCCGCGTTCGCGTGCGCCGAGCGCGCGCCGTTAGCCGCCTCGTCATGGGCCCGCGGCGCGCCGTGGGAGCCGTGGCTGCCGCTGCTCCTCACGCGCGGGGGCGCGCGTCCAACGCGCCGCGCGGTGGGGCCGGCGGGACCGGCCACCGCTCGTGAGCCCCGGCCTGCGCCTGGGTGCTGCAGCCGCCGGCCGTGCGCTGCCTCATGCGCGGGCCCCGCACGGTGCGCTGCGCGCCGCGCAGTAGGTGCCGGTGGCCCCGCCTTGCGCCGGAGCGCCGGTCACAGCAGCGTGCGTGGAAACGCGATGCTCAAGCTGAAGCGCCACTCGCCGCCAGTCAGTGTGCCGCACGGGCCCTCCCGCCGGCACCGCGTGCGACCAGGTCGCCCGCGGCTCCGTCGGGGGGCTCCGCTGCAGTACCTTTGATGACCGGCGTGCAAGAGTACCATGTCCAGCGCCTCATGCCACACACGGTGAGTAACAGGTAAGCCACTGATACTCACCTAGGGTTAGTGTTCATCATGAGATTTGGGGATTTTCTTAATGCGATCTGAAATTTGACTCCCCTTCTTCTAATTGCTGACTGATGCATCTAATCTCATAGATTTGGGCTTTAATTTGCGGAATAAAGCGTAACAGTGGGCTAATTTAGGGAAAACAGTAAGCAAAAGTAAACCCTAACCTTAATTACTCAACTTAATCATGAAATTTGTCTCGGTCTAACCATGAATTAGCATAAACATTAAAGATTTGCATCTAATCCGAGACACAGAGCATTAACAGATCAAGATTAATCTTAAACTTGACCTAAACcgaattagattagatctaatctcgtgATCAGAAACTTAATTAACCATGATTTAGATCTAATCAAGCATGATTAATACATAAAAGCCATTCTGCAGGATCTAATTGCATCTAAACCGACGAAAAAAGAGGCATAAACATGGCTCAAAATTGACCGTGCATGACTAGGTTAAGATGGCTCATGATACCGATTGTTAGAATTAGCCAGGCTTAAACATTAGAGGCTAATAACCCAAGATCTTAACATAACCcagttcatgacaaatcaatctaatgcggaataaattggtaaacattataccagcgttagcagttgcagcagccatttacgcctgatccgtagaggaagtaggcgttcttgtcggtgtaggggatgcagcagcgaatcggcgtccttcgggcgccaaacgggagtgcttggccttccaaacccctccagtgcctttagcgatcagactagcggtggctagggttttagaatgacgtgaatgggttgattaaggtgctaaccacgaccttatatttataggcactgtggggctgggggccagcctctggaaacgggcctaatgggcctgctgatcacagcccattagggttttatcattaggtttccttaatcgcgttcagatggtttaaacgcttccttaatagtgaagatcacaatatcttaactgaaatatTTATTTCCAACAATTTCTTGAAGATCATGCCTTGTCCAAAGGATACTATTATATTCTCTAACTGATGGAATAACACTAATAACTCTTTTTGGATTAATAGAAAAATCAGATCTTGAACATTCACAAGTGAATGCCTACGACCACTACTAACCTGTAAATTTGTGACGTTGAAAGGTTGCTGCTAAGAGGATCGCTGCCGGCAAGTGGGGTTGCAACAACGGCCAAGCTTGCATCTCACCGGACTACATTATAACCACCAAGTCATTCGCACCAAAGCTGGTAAAGAAAATACCGTGAGCACTTCCTACTCAGAATACTTGGATTCATGGCGAACTGACTCTGTTCTGGTCGTCCTTGGCGTGTGAACCTTTGGTAGCTGGATTCCTTGAAGAAAGTCCTGGACAAGTTCTATGGGAAAGACCCGCTGCGATCAGAGGATCTGTCACGCATCGTCAACTCCAACCATTTCAATAGATTGAAGGCCCTCATGGACGAGGAGATGGTCTCTGACAAGATCGTGTTCGGCGGGCAGACTGATGAACAGCAGCTGTGAGCGACTTTCACAGAATCACAACCATGGCTAGCTAGCTGATCTTTTCACACCATTTCTTCACTGCCTTGCAGAAAGATCGCCCCGACATTGTTGCTGGACGCCCCACTTGACTCGGCGGTCATGAAGGAGGAAATATTCGGGCCCCTGCTTCCTATAATCACGGTAAAGAAAACATTGTCCTGTAACAACAATGTTTTGCTGCATTAAACATAAGTCGTCTCAGCCATGCTTGGATTAAACAGCATGATCCTTGTTGTGCAATTTCTTGCGACTCTTCTTTGAATCCCATCCTGTTCTTTATATTGTTGCTTCTATTCTAGGTGGACAAGATCCATGAGAGCTTTGCTCTGATCAACTCCATGAGCAAGCCACTGGCAGCCTACCTCTTCAGCAAGGACAGCAAGCTCAAGCTCCAGTTTGAGAGACGCGTTTCTGCAGGAGGGATGATATTCAATGACACAGGCATCCACGTACGCTGCATCTGCACAGATTCAACTGCAAAAGCGTTTCTGAATTGCACATCTTATTTGCTTTCACGACTGATGGATGCTCGCTCCCTGCTTACGAATTGGTTGCAACATTGCGGCTCACAAATCAGCACCTGCCGTTCGGAGGAGTTGGGGAGAGTGGCATGGGCGCCTACCATGGCACCTTCAGCTTTGACGCCTTCACCCACAGGAAGGCCGTCCTGGACCGCAGCTTCCTCggcgaggcgaaggccaggtacCCGCCATACACGCGGGGGAAGCTCAAGATCCTCAAGGGTGTGCTCAAGGGGAACCCACTGGCCATGCTTCAGGCTGCTCTAGGGTGTACAGGGTGGGCATGAgttcatcttcatctatctctTCAAGTCTTCAGAACAGCATATTCATCCATCGCATACACAAATACTTACTCTATATCATATACGCCGTGGGAGGGGAGCGCTGAGAGCCCCCGGCGCCCCTGGGCACGGCACGTGTCCCAGGCCCGACGCCCAACGTGGAGAGGGAGGGCTGGGAGCCCTCGGCGCCCCTGGGCACGGCACGTGTTCCAAGCCCGACGCCCAGCGTGAATTTGCAGGCCGGATGCGCACCACCTCCGCTAACGCACTCAGACAACACCGCTCCCTCCTCTGGCCCACATCGTGCTCCTGCGCGTCGCGCGACGTCTTGACCTTGCCCCTTTTCCGCTTACCACTTCTTGCCTTCGTTTCTTCCTCCTGGGCAGCGGGCGGCGCACGCGGATTCGGCACGGGTGGCGTGGGTGAGGAGCCTGCtggagcggcggcgacctcTCCACTACCGCTGTCGTCGAGCCCCCCAACGCGCTCCGGCGACCAGCAGCCCCCTCCTTCGCGTGCCACCGCAAGCCACGGGAACACGACGCTGAgttcctccgccaccgccgacgtCCCGACGCCGCGTAGGAGCGCGCCCCGCTCGGGAGAGGTGGCAGCGCACGCGTGCGTGGCGAGGAGGGGGACGACAACACGGGGAGAAGTTGACGGCGGCGAtgtgaggaagaggaggaggcgggggcggTGACTCGCGAGAAGAAGGTGGGAGCGAGcgcgatggccggcggcgggcctgaGGCAAGGCTGGCGTGCGTGACAGCATGACAATGACGACCGGAGCGCGAAGCACCTCCaccgacgacggcgagcgggtTGGAGGCGTGGGCGGCTGCGGCACCatgggcggcggaggcgctggcGGCGTGGGTGCGGCgctaccggcggcggcggcgtggggggcAAAGAGATTGGGTGGGTTGGAGGGGAGGGGATTTGGGCTTGACCATTTTTCATGGGCCGGGctctgatttggacttgaccattTTTCATTTAGTTTTTCTGCATTTCCTCCTTTTATTTTGTGCTATTTTTTCAAACAGGTATAGTATCCCTTCCAAAATATTTTGTGCCCAACAAACAAAGGCACAATATTCCATCCATCTAATTCTCAACAGAAAAAAACATATTGAAAACTTATCAATTTCAACATATTTTATGTCCAGCAAATAGAGGAATAATTAAAAATtgatttcttcattttctttcttcACTTTCTGCCTTTCCGGTTGCAATATTTTTGCACCAGTCTACTTCGCGCGGCGGAGCGCGCCGTCCACCTAGTAGTATATATGTCGTTGTACCCGTGTTTCCAAAATACATAACATTTCAGTGCAAAAGTATTTGCAAATGTAACTCCGGAGAAATGATTGATGAATTGTGCAAGATTGAAACCACAgaaaatatactccctccattccaattTATCAGTCTAGATGCATCatgcatagcaaaaattatgCATCTCTGTTCCTGTCGGCTCTCTTTGAGCTGCTTGTAATAGATGTGCTTGTAGAGGTTTTCTATCCTCCTTGACCAGCTGCGTCTGGTCCTCCCTCTTTCTCCTTCGTTTTGCTACACTCTGTTCTGTTTTAGCACTATATGGTTCAGACTGACTCTCAACGGACCGTCGTAGTTCctgtcaaaaacaaaaaaaaaattatgcatctaTAAAAATCAAAATGACTGATAATTTGGGATGGGAGAGTGGTTAGAATTACTATTTGCTGCATTAAACAATGGTTGATGATAGTATTTTATTGAAGTGAAAAAGTAAAACATGTTTGCTACTTCAAATAATGATGCTATATCTTCGCTTGAGATCAGGATACCAGGAGACATGCACATTGTGAGTGAGTTGCGACCCTTTTAAGTTCCAATGCATCCCTTTCCCCTCTGCACACTCCTGGGCCTGGCCCTCTCTCTTCCTTGCAACCTCTCAATCCATCACCATCTAAACATagcaaatctctctctctccctctcgctcGCTCTCTGCTCGCGCGGGCGGGAAGAACGCTGGAATGCTCGGCGCATCTCGCACCACCAGGAACACGGCGTCGAGATGAGCggtcgcggcgacggcgacaagGAGGCTTTCTTCCACTGCCTGGATCGCGTGCCGTCCGGCCTGCACCTCGACGCCGACTTCCcctccgacgatgacgacgacgacgacgaggacgacgtCCGCGTCTCCTTCGCCTCCGCCATGGGCGACCAGAGCTTCCGCAAGCACCAGGCGGCcgtgctggaggaggaggaggacgacgaggaccaggaggaggcggaggacctGTCCAAGTACGACATGTGGATGTCCGACGAGCCCATGTCCAtccaggagcgccgccgccgcctgcaccaGGGGCTCGGGATGGCCAGCAGCCGGGACCTCGCGCTGCGCCGCCATAGCATGAAGAAGCGCCCGGCTGATGTGCCCCGGAGCATGTCGCGGAGCGTGTCCAGGCAGCTGCCGCCGGCATCACCGGCCACACCCACCGCTTCGGCTCCCAATGCCATCGTGAGCACCGCGGCGCAAGCGGTGGCCGCcgcgctgccaccgccgccgaagAAGGCCATCACGAAGCGCCGCTCAGACAGCAACCTTGTCGTGCGAGACGGCGCGTCGGTCTCGGGGAAGCCACCGTCGCAGCCTTTGCGTCGTGTCCGTTCCTTGCCGGCTCggcccgacgccggcggcggcgcgcccctcGAGAAGCCTCAAGCTGCGGCTTCACGTGAGCTACCCGTCGTGCCACCACCGGCAGGCCCAGCGGATAAAGGCCGCAAAGGCGATGGTGACGTCAGTAAGGGTGACGGCGACGGCAAGaaaggcgacggcgacggcaagAATCAGGACAGCGACAAGGaggctgccgtcgtcgtcgccgccacgCCCAAGGACATTCCGTCGAGCACCCAGTCCGGCGTGCTGGGGCTGGAGGAGTTCGAGAAGTTCATCGGCAACACCCCCATCATGAAGCTGATGCGCCGCGGCACGAGCCAGCACCAGCAAGCGCCACCGACCGCCGGAGTGCCGCCCAAGGCCGAGAAGGCGGGCAGCAAGAAGAAGGGCGGCTGGCTCAAGAACATCAAGTCCGTGGCCATCGGGTTCATCCAGGACAAGGACACGACCGCCAAGTCGGGCGCGTCGACGGCGACAGCCGTGCCCAAGTCGGTCTCCACCAATGCCTCCGCcggggccccgccgccggcgtcgtcgtcggagcgCCTCAAGGTGCACCAGTCCGGCAAGTCGAGCAAGGAGCTCACCGGGCTGTACATGTGCCAGGAGATCCAGGCGCACGAGGGGTCCATCTGGAGCATCAAGTTCAGCGCGGACGGCCGGCGGCTGGCCAGCGCCGGCGAGGACAGCGTGGTGCGCGTGTGGCGGGTGGTGGAGACCAACGCCCCGCCGAGCTCGCTGGCGCTGGATGGTAGCGGCAAGTCAGGCCCCCTGGCCCCGCTGCCCCCTGCCGCGGCCGACGGGTCGGCGACGCCGGCGCTGGCCCAGATGTCCAAGAAGTCGACCAAGGGGAAGAGCGGCAGGGACACGCTCCCCGAGCACCTCGTCATCCCCGACAAGGTGTTCGCGCTCGCCGAGCAGCCGGCGTGCGTCCTGGAGGGCCACAAGGACGACGTGCTCGACCTCACCTGGTCCAAGTCCGATCAGGTGGGCCGGGTCTTGCGCGCCCACTTGTGCCATTGTTTTGAGATTGCTTCACTCACTCCTCCCTGCTAACCTACGATTATTCTCTTGTGCAGCTGCTGTCGTCGTCCATGGACAAGACGGTGCGGCTGTGGGACACGGCGAGCAAGGCGTGCCTCAAGACTTTTGCCCACAGCGACTACGGTGAGCAAAGCGATTGCTATGCTAGCTAGCCATTGATGTTCCTGATTGCCAGCCAGTAAGTAATGCCTCCTCCGATCCTATCCTACGCAGTGACTTGCATCCAGTTCAACCCGGTGGACGACCGGTTCTTCATCAGCGGGTCGCTGGACGCCAAGGTACGCCTATGGAGCATCCCCGACCGGCAGGTCGTCGACTGGACTGACCTCAACGAGATGGTCACCGCCGCCTCCTACACCCCTGACGGCCAGGTCCGCCCACTGATCGGCAGCATTTCACATGCTTACGACGTATCTTCATTCATTTCTGACTCGTGGCCATTGGCATCCATGGCTGAACTGAAGGGTGCCATCATCGGCTCGCACAAAGGGAGCTGCCGGTTGTACAAGACAACAGGTACTGTACTGGTTGCAGGGAAATGTGCAGTTTGTGTTGTTGCGATTGATCGTTTCGCCATTGCAACAGGCTGCAAGCTTAGCGCGGAGGCGCAGATCGATATCCAGAACAAGAAGCGCAAGGCGCAAGCAAAGAAGATAACCGGGTTCCaggtacacacacacacacacatcccaTAGATGATAGAGTAAGCATCCAGGCAGCAAAAGTACATGACAATGGTGCACTCATGATCTTTGTCATGGCCTTTCCTTTTGGGTTCAGTTTGCTCCGGGGAACCCTGCCGAGGTGCTAGTCACCTCTGCCGACTCGCAGATCCGCGTCTTTGATAACGTGACCATGGTTCAGAAGTTCAGAGGTACGGAGATCATCACATCTCAAAACATTCtcaaaaagacaaaaaaaaaaggatcagaTCTCAAAACATTCCCAAAACCATGCATGCATTCACAGACAAACCAAAGAATGCAGAAAGCTGCTCATGAATTCGATCTTCCATTCCTGTAATCCTGTCTTTCTTttgtaaacataaaaaaaaaaggtttcaaGAACACGAGCAGCCAGATCGCGGCGGCCTACACGTCGGACGGGCGGTACGCCGTGTGCGCGAGCGAGGACTCGCACGTTTACCTGTGGCGGACCAcccgcgtggcggcggcgccggccatcgGCATCGGCATGAAGCCCAAGACCTGGTGCACCATCCGCTCCTACGAGAACTTCTACTGCAAGGACGTGTCCGCCGCGGTGCCCTGGGCgcacgcgcc containing:
- the LOC120663736 gene encoding WD repeat-containing protein 44-like, with the translated sequence MSGRGDGDKEAFFHCLDRVPSGLHLDADFPSDDDDDDDEDDVRVSFASAMGDQSFRKHQAAVLEEEEDDEDQEEAEDLSKYDMWMSDEPMSIQERRRRLHQGLGMASSRDLALRRHSMKKRPADVPRSMSRSVSRQLPPASPATPTASAPNAIVSTAAQAVAAALPPPPKKAITKRRSDSNLVVRDGASVSGKPPSQPLRRVRSLPARPDAGGGAPLEKPQAAASRELPVVPPPAGPADKGRKGDGDVSKGDGDGKKGDGDGKNQDSDKEAAVVVAATPKDIPSSTQSGVLGLEEFEKFIGNTPIMKLMRRGTSQHQQAPPTAGVPPKAEKAGSKKKGGWLKNIKSVAIGFIQDKDTTAKSGASTATAVPKSVSTNASAGAPPPASSSERLKVHQSGKSSKELTGLYMCQEIQAHEGSIWSIKFSADGRRLASAGEDSVVRVWRVVETNAPPSSLALDGSGKSGPLAPLPPAAADGSATPALAQMSKKSTKGKSGRDTLPEHLVIPDKVFALAEQPACVLEGHKDDVLDLTWSKSDQLLSSSMDKTVRLWDTASKACLKTFAHSDYVTCIQFNPVDDRFFISGSLDAKVRLWSIPDRQVVDWTDLNEMVTAASYTPDGQGAIIGSHKGSCRLYKTTGCKLSAEAQIDIQNKKRKAQAKKITGFQFAPGNPAEVLVTSADSQIRVFDNVTMVQKFRGFKNTSSQIAAAYTSDGRYAVCASEDSHVYLWRTTRVAAAPAIGIGMKPKTWCTIRSYENFYCKDVSAAVPWAHAPSPPGSPAAGSPQGIVCNEESCSVAAKPEGGDPAEPNKQQQGGARSTPAAVAAKPEGGDPAEPNKQQQGGASKGDSGGNAWGLVVVTASLGGEIRVYQNFGMPFRIKGQGNLFY